In Pseudomonas alcaliphila JAB1, a single window of DNA contains:
- a CDS encoding F0F1 ATP synthase subunit B: MNINLTLFGQTIAFAIFVWFCMKFVWPPLTLAMQERQKKIAEGLDAAGRAERDLQLAQERAAQMLRETKEQAAEILDRANKTANAIVEEAKAQARSEGEKLIVGAKAEIDLEVNRAKDQLRAQVAALAVTGAEKILQSSVDGAAHNDLVAKLASQL; encoded by the coding sequence GTGAACATTAACCTGACCCTGTTCGGTCAAACGATTGCCTTCGCTATTTTCGTCTGGTTCTGCATGAAGTTCGTATGGCCGCCGCTGACGCTGGCCATGCAGGAACGCCAGAAGAAAATCGCAGAAGGTCTGGATGCTGCCGGGCGCGCTGAGCGCGATCTGCAGTTGGCCCAGGAACGCGCTGCCCAGATGCTTCGTGAAACCAAAGAGCAAGCTGCCGAGATTCTCGATCGGGCGAACAAGACCGCCAACGCAATCGTCGAAGAAGCCAAGGCCCAGGCCCGCTCTGAAGGTGAAAAGCTGATTGTTGGCGCCAAAGCCGAAATCGATCTGGAAGTGAACCGTGCCAAGGATCAACTGCGTGCACAGGTAGCAGCTCTGGCTGTCACCGGCGCCGAGAAGATCCTGCAGTCCTCCGTGGACGGCGCTGCGCACAACGATCTGGTCGCAAAACTGGCCTCTCAACTCTAA